GAAGGGACATCCACCGAGGCCGCCGATGGCGGTATCAAAGCGGCGGCATCCGGCCTCGTAACCGGCGGCAATTTTTTCGGCGCTCTCCTCGGGCCGCGCGTGCAGATGCAGGCCCAGCTCGATGCCTTCCGGCAGGGCGTCGAGCGCGGCGCGCGTGAGCGCGTGCACCTCTTCCGGCGTGGCGAGGCCGACGGTATCGGCAAGCGAAATTTGCGTGATGCCCGAATCGGCAAGCAGATCGCAGGCGGCGGCCAGTTCGTCCGCGCCCGCCGGGTCGCCGTAGGGATTCCCGAAGGCCATCGAGATATAGACCACGAAATCGAGCCCGGCCTTGTAGGCGGCTTCGCCAATCTGTTCGAGCATATCCACGGCTTCTTCGGGCGACTGGTGTTGGTTGCGGCGCAGAAATTCGGGCGAGATGGAGTAGGGATAGCCGAGGGTCGCGACGGCGTTGGTGGCGATGGCTCGTTCGGCGCCTTTGGGATTGACGACGATGCCGATCAGCTCGACGTCATCGGGCGGGTCAGCGTAGTCGAGCACCTGCTCGGAGTCGGCCATCTGCGGCACGGCTTTGGGCGAGACAAAGGAGACGGCGTCAATGTGACGGAAGCCCGCGGCGATGAGGGTGCGCAGGTAGTCCGCCTTGATTTCGGCAGGGATGGTTTTGGGCAGCCCCTGCCATGCGTCGCGGGGGCACTCAATGAGCTTGACGGTATTGGCCACTGGACAGGTTAGCGCATTGGACGTGGTCGGGGCGAGTGCCTCAGTGGCCGCGCAGCAGGCTCATCAGCAGCACCAGCAGGATGCCGAAGATGTGCACGGCAAAGATGGCCGTGACCGCGCGCCAGAAACGCCGCGTGGCAAAAAGAACGATGCCCGCGAGCAGCCCATAGAGCGGGAACTGCAGGTAGAGCAGCATCTGGCTGAGGGCCGAGGCGTTGTCATAAGACAGCCCCACGGGATGTCCGCTGAAGAGCGCCACCCACGGATAGAGCAGCGAGAACGGCTGCGGCCCCATAAAGGTGAGAATCGCGGCCAGCCGCACGGTGCCGAAGGTGGCCGCGATGCCGAGCGCGAGCGGCAACAGCACCTGCCAGACGGAGTGATCCTGCGCCGGGCCGCGACGCTGCGCAGGACTGCGGCGCTGGGCGGTGCGGGCGCGCGAGTCTTGCTTGGGGCGGGTGTTGCGGGCGCGGGATCGTGCTTTGGCCGGAGGCATGAGTCCAGCATAGCCACTTCTCTGCCCGGAGTTTTCCAGA
The DNA window shown above is from Acidobacterium capsulatum ATCC 51196 and carries:
- a CDS encoding hydroxymethylglutaryl-CoA lyase, with amino-acid sequence MANTVKLIECPRDAWQGLPKTIPAEIKADYLRTLIAAGFRHIDAVSFVSPKAVPQMADSEQVLDYADPPDDVELIGIVVNPKGAERAIATNAVATLGYPYSISPEFLRRNQHQSPEEAVDMLEQIGEAAYKAGLDFVVYISMAFGNPYGDPAGADELAAACDLLADSGITQISLADTVGLATPEEVHALTRAALDALPEGIELGLHLHARPEESAEKIAAGYEAGCRRFDTAIGGLGGCPFAQDALVGNIATEVALAELQRLGAPLPDLRPLDGLIAATHAIEQKYGHTRQ